In Candidatus Desulfatibia profunda, the DNA window TTAAAATTTATCATCTTCTACCACGGCCCTGCCCGGCACCACGGCCTTTTCCGGCGCCTTTGCCCGATCCCCTTTTGCCCTGACCTTGCGGCCCAAGGGTATTTCCGGCA includes these proteins:
- a CDS encoding DUF5320 domain-containing protein, encoding MPKGDGTGPKGQGPKTGKGQGACNPAGNTLGPQGQGKRGSGKGAGKGRGAGQGRGRR